The following are encoded together in the Paludisphaera mucosa genome:
- the solA gene encoding N-methyl-L-tryptophan oxidase: MERLVAKNVVVGAGAVGSAAAYHLARRGEPVALVEQFGLGHARGSSHGAARITRHSYADPDYARLMPAAFRSWRELEADAGRSFYVRTGGVSFGPPGVGYVDRVAANLAELDVPHRKMSGADWNDVQPAFALPADYEAVFEPDAGMLAAAKAIEAQVELARRGPDTRILTERPIRRIDLEGERPVVVSDGLSIEAERVILAAGPWTGRLAPGSAAALRPTRQRVLYFRPVNPAPYQVGRFPTFIYMGATEDDAFYGMPEFLAPGMKLGRHGGPDTDPDRQDSTVPDDYVALLRTFLAKHIPGLAGAEIVATETCIYTVAPGERFLVDFHPERRDVIVASPCSGHGFKFSNLVGRVLADMAATGEADPAYAAWTRLP, translated from the coding sequence ATGGAGCGTCTCGTCGCGAAGAACGTGGTCGTCGGCGCGGGGGCGGTCGGCTCGGCGGCCGCATATCACCTGGCGCGGCGGGGCGAGCCGGTCGCGCTGGTGGAGCAGTTCGGGCTCGGCCACGCCCGGGGCAGCTCGCACGGCGCGGCGAGGATCACCCGGCACTCGTACGCCGATCCCGACTACGCCCGGCTCATGCCCGCGGCCTTCCGAAGCTGGCGCGAGCTGGAGGCCGACGCGGGGCGGTCGTTCTACGTCCGCACCGGCGGCGTCTCGTTCGGCCCGCCCGGGGTCGGCTACGTCGATCGGGTCGCGGCGAACCTCGCCGAGCTCGACGTGCCCCATCGCAAGATGTCGGGCGCCGATTGGAATGACGTCCAACCGGCGTTCGCGCTGCCGGCGGACTACGAGGCCGTCTTCGAGCCCGACGCCGGCATGCTCGCCGCCGCGAAGGCGATCGAGGCGCAGGTCGAGCTGGCCCGCCGCGGCCCCGACACCCGCATCCTGACCGAGAGGCCCATCCGCCGGATCGACCTGGAGGGCGAGCGGCCCGTCGTCGTCTCGGACGGCCTATCGATCGAGGCCGAGCGGGTCATCCTGGCCGCGGGCCCGTGGACGGGGAGGCTCGCCCCCGGATCGGCGGCGGCCCTCCGCCCCACCCGCCAGCGAGTCCTGTATTTTCGGCCGGTCAACCCCGCGCCGTACCAGGTGGGTCGATTCCCGACGTTCATCTACATGGGCGCGACCGAGGACGACGCGTTCTACGGGATGCCCGAGTTCCTCGCGCCGGGGATGAAGCTGGGGCGACACGGCGGGCCCGACACCGACCCGGACCGGCAGGATTCGACGGTCCCCGACGACTACGTCGCGCTGCTCCGCACCTTCCTGGCGAAGCACATCCCGGGGCTGGCCGGGGCCGAGATCGTCGCCACCGAGACCTGCATCTATACGGTCGCCCCCGGGGAGCGGTTCCTCGTCGACTTCCACCCCGAGCGGCGGGACGTGATCGTGGCCAGCCCGTGCAGCGGCCACGGCTTCAAGTTCTCGAACCTCGTCGGCCGCGTCCTCGCCGACATGGCGGCGACCGGCGAGGCCGACCCCGCGTACGCCGCCTGGACGCGACTCCCCTGA
- the hisS gene encoding histidine--tRNA ligase, which translates to MIDPRVASGLRDLLPAVMIPRERILQTFRETFASFGFVPIETPHIERMEVLTGKGAGSDEVLRQIFEVTNKGGTPGELALRFDLTVPLARFIAKHMDEVGVPFKRYAIGSVFRGERPAKGRFREFMQCDFDTIGVDSRLADAETAQIIHGALAAADVPAFTITLNNRKILDGALETFGLTGRSSLVLRSLDKLAKIGRDGVAAELQRPADAGGAGLDAGQVERILEFAETGRGTAAVLDEAEKRLGANAQAAQGIADLRTVLHLLEAGGVPQEHLAIDLGLARGLDYYTGIVFETTVNGWEKFGSIASGGRYDDLASLYTTRRLPGVGASIGLDRLLALLEEAGTLKSATSTAPVLFANFPGTDPAVAVRMAATLRQAGIGCEIYPEPIQVGKQMGYGTKHGHKLAVIIGPDEVAAEIFNLRYLETRHEDKGLAWSVLEDSVRGALEILEQGGLQS; encoded by the coding sequence ATGATCGACCCCCGGGTGGCCAGCGGGTTGAGAGACCTGCTCCCCGCCGTCATGATCCCCCGCGAGCGGATCCTGCAGACCTTCCGCGAGACCTTCGCGTCGTTCGGATTCGTGCCGATCGAGACCCCGCACATCGAGCGGATGGAAGTCCTGACCGGCAAGGGAGCCGGCTCGGACGAGGTCCTGCGGCAGATCTTCGAGGTCACCAATAAGGGGGGGACGCCCGGCGAGCTGGCCTTGCGGTTCGACCTGACCGTCCCCCTCGCCCGGTTCATCGCCAAGCACATGGACGAGGTCGGCGTGCCGTTCAAGCGGTACGCGATCGGCTCGGTCTTCCGGGGCGAGCGGCCGGCCAAGGGGCGTTTCCGCGAGTTCATGCAGTGCGACTTCGACACGATCGGCGTCGACAGCCGCCTGGCCGACGCCGAGACCGCCCAGATCATCCACGGCGCGCTCGCCGCCGCCGACGTCCCGGCCTTCACGATCACGCTCAACAACCGCAAGATCCTCGACGGGGCGCTCGAGACGTTCGGGCTCACGGGCCGGTCGAGCCTGGTCCTGCGGTCGCTCGACAAGCTCGCCAAGATCGGCCGGGACGGCGTCGCCGCCGAGCTGCAGCGGCCGGCCGACGCCGGCGGCGCGGGGCTCGACGCCGGCCAGGTCGAGCGGATCCTCGAATTCGCCGAGACCGGCCGGGGGACGGCCGCCGTGCTCGACGAGGCCGAGAAGCGGCTGGGGGCCAACGCCCAGGCCGCGCAGGGGATCGCCGACCTGCGCACGGTGCTGCACCTCCTCGAAGCCGGGGGCGTGCCTCAAGAACACCTGGCGATCGACCTGGGTTTGGCACGCGGGCTCGACTACTACACGGGGATCGTCTTCGAGACGACCGTGAACGGCTGGGAGAAGTTCGGCAGCATCGCGTCGGGCGGCCGCTACGACGACCTGGCGAGCCTCTACACCACGCGCCGGCTGCCGGGCGTCGGGGCCTCGATCGGCCTCGACAGGCTGCTGGCCCTGCTGGAGGAGGCCGGGACGCTGAAGTCGGCGACGTCGACCGCGCCCGTGCTGTTCGCCAACTTTCCGGGGACCGACCCCGCCGTGGCAGTCCGAATGGCCGCGACTCTCCGCCAGGCCGGCATCGGCTGCGAGATCTACCCCGAGCCGATCCAGGTCGGCAAGCAGATGGGATACGGCACGAAGCACGGCCACAAGCTGGCGGTGATCATCGGCCCCGACGAGGTCGCCGCCGAGATCTTCAACCTCCGCTACCTGGAGACCCGCCACGAGGACAAGGGGCTCGCCTGGTCGGTCCTGGAAGACTCGGTCCGCGGGGCGCTGGAGATCCTCGAACAGGGGGGGCTGCAGTCATGA
- a CDS encoding ATP phosphoribosyltransferase regulatory subunit: MTVLRSSDDPRIAAGATERHVGQVRGTRDWLQGDYARLLGYERTLLDCFARAGYRPARTPVLELSDLHERKSGAGIVARLFEVSGAGTAGICLRPELTAGVVRAYVEADEPPPLPWRASVSGPVFRFQATGRGLDREFIQTGVELIGAGGPAADAEVIWLADWSLRALGAREPRIRIGHVGLILELLGGAGLPPAATSALIESLSEAASEGEGVEALEAALDRLTAWLGSNGTAEGTASSTSATPDPVVDRLFRHLVPDVTGRRSGGDIVGRLRRKWALEHTLHDALEKVRGLVHDLAALRGPAADVLVRLDRDFAARAPESVAAIGELADMLEHQGVDLDRVELDLGFGRGIGFYTQMIFELSAATPRGPVEVCGGGRYDGLARVLGGRGRDDRGAGFAFGLERLDQVLGPDDGRASRAKAPQGYLVTGGGRGVGREAAALAAFLRERLDLPVVVADLDIEDAVAYARGLGLDRIVTAGAEVELWNLEHGDVRSVREGELIDQIRGRLSVVRGDAR, encoded by the coding sequence ATGACCGTCCTCCGATCGAGCGACGACCCCCGGATCGCGGCGGGCGCGACCGAGCGGCACGTCGGCCAGGTCCGCGGCACCCGCGACTGGCTGCAGGGCGATTACGCGCGGCTGCTGGGCTACGAGCGCACGCTGCTCGACTGCTTCGCCCGCGCGGGATATCGCCCGGCGCGGACGCCGGTGCTGGAGCTTTCCGACCTCCACGAGCGCAAGAGCGGCGCGGGGATCGTCGCCAGGCTGTTCGAGGTCTCGGGCGCGGGGACGGCCGGGATTTGCCTGCGGCCCGAGCTGACCGCGGGCGTGGTGCGGGCCTACGTCGAGGCCGACGAGCCGCCCCCCCTGCCCTGGCGCGCCAGCGTCTCGGGCCCGGTCTTCCGGTTCCAGGCGACCGGCCGGGGGCTCGACCGCGAGTTCATCCAGACGGGCGTCGAGCTGATCGGCGCGGGGGGCCCGGCGGCCGACGCCGAGGTCATCTGGCTCGCCGATTGGTCGTTGCGGGCCCTGGGCGCGCGCGAGCCCCGGATCCGCATCGGCCACGTCGGCCTGATCCTCGAACTCCTCGGGGGCGCGGGGCTGCCGCCGGCGGCGACCTCGGCCCTGATCGAGTCGCTGAGCGAGGCCGCCAGCGAGGGCGAAGGGGTCGAGGCGCTGGAGGCGGCCCTCGACCGCCTGACCGCCTGGCTGGGCTCGAACGGGACGGCCGAAGGCACCGCGAGCTCGACCTCCGCGACCCCGGACCCGGTCGTCGACCGCCTCTTCCGGCATCTCGTCCCCGACGTGACCGGCCGACGTTCGGGCGGCGACATCGTCGGCCGGCTGCGGCGGAAGTGGGCGCTCGAGCACACGCTGCACGACGCCCTGGAGAAGGTCCGCGGCCTGGTGCACGACCTGGCGGCGCTTCGCGGGCCGGCGGCCGACGTGCTCGTCCGGCTCGACCGCGACTTCGCCGCCCGGGCCCCCGAGTCGGTCGCCGCGATCGGCGAGCTGGCCGACATGCTCGAACATCAGGGCGTCGACCTCGATCGGGTCGAACTCGACCTCGGCTTCGGCCGAGGGATCGGCTTCTACACCCAGATGATCTTCGAGCTTTCGGCGGCGACGCCCCGGGGTCCCGTCGAGGTCTGCGGCGGCGGCCGCTACGACGGCCTCGCCCGGGTGCTGGGCGGGCGCGGCCGCGACGACCGCGGGGCCGGCTTCGCCTTCGGGCTCGAACGCCTCGACCAGGTCCTCGGCCCCGACGACGGCCGGGCCTCGCGGGCGAAGGCCCCGCAGGGCTACCTGGTGACGGGCGGCGGCCGCGGCGTCGGTCGCGAGGCCGCGGCGCTGGCCGCATTTTTACGCGAACGGCTAGACCTGCCCGTCGTCGTCGCCGACCTGGACATCGAGGACGCCGTCGCCTACGCCCGAGGGCTCGGCCTGGACCGCATCGTCACCGCCGGGGCCGAGGTCGAGCTCTGGAACCTGGAGCACGGAGACGTCCGCTCGGTCCGGGAAGGCGAGCTGATCGACCAGATCCGGGGCCGCCTGTCGGTGGTCCGGGGAGACGCCCGATGA
- a CDS encoding isochorismatase family protein translates to MQIDKNDTALVVIDPQNDVLSEKGVSWGLVGDSVRENGTVENLERLFRAAKEGDFGVFISPHYLYPSDQAWRFGGAAERMMLEGKEFFRPDPLSLDGLAGSGADWLDRYRPFIEDGRTVVVSPHKVWGPQTNDLVLQLRKRRLGKVILAGMLANLCVESHLRELIEQGFEVAVVKDATAGPRHPRIGDGYQAAVVNYGFVADAVLTTAEAVAAMLGQA, encoded by the coding sequence ATGCAGATTGACAAGAACGACACGGCGCTCGTCGTCATCGACCCCCAGAACGACGTCCTGAGCGAGAAGGGCGTCTCGTGGGGCCTGGTGGGGGACAGCGTCCGCGAGAACGGCACCGTCGAGAATCTCGAACGGCTCTTCCGGGCCGCGAAGGAGGGCGACTTCGGGGTCTTCATCTCGCCCCACTACCTCTACCCGAGCGACCAGGCGTGGCGGTTCGGCGGGGCGGCCGAGCGGATGATGCTGGAGGGCAAGGAGTTCTTCCGCCCCGACCCGCTCAGCCTCGACGGCCTGGCCGGATCCGGCGCCGACTGGCTCGACCGCTACAGGCCGTTCATCGAGGACGGCAGGACGGTGGTCGTCAGTCCCCACAAGGTCTGGGGGCCGCAGACGAACGACCTCGTCCTGCAACTCCGCAAGCGTCGCCTCGGCAAGGTGATCCTGGCCGGGATGCTGGCCAACCTCTGCGTCGAGAGCCACCTCCGCGAGCTGATCGAGCAGGGGTTCGAGGTCGCCGTGGTCAAGGACGCGACCGCCGGCCCGCGTCACCCTCGGATCGGCGACGGCTACCAGGCGGCGGTCGTCAACTACGGCTTCGTCGCCGATGCGGTTCTGACGACCGCCGAGGCGGTGGCCGCAATGCTGGGGCAGGCCTAA
- the hisG gene encoding ATP phosphoribosyltransferase has product MTADPIDPVRLAIPSKGHLYEGIIEILKTAGYKVRRASDRQYEATIAGQPRFHVVFMRPTDIVLQVQEGRCHLGVTGMDVYAEQAFEAQEAAVVVPDLGYGGCRLVVAAPESWVDVGHVMDLVDLTAEFKAAGKTFRVSTKYPALVRQYFRKWGIYYYQLIDSEGALELHPSLGIADVIVDLTSSGVTLKDNRLRELAGGIVLDSAACLIGHAPSLSSLVAEGETGPLALLLDAMDGVRRSEGLLHLEVVGSPAAPGTETAAAVAAYLRGQGAQHIARGEVWDDGGGPGWRVTALVAAKRLTACQRALFDLGASRVVGLPARFVFDRDAASTFDDLKERLAAQVAETSRG; this is encoded by the coding sequence ATGACCGCCGACCCGATCGACCCCGTCCGCCTGGCCATCCCCTCGAAGGGGCACCTGTACGAGGGGATCATCGAGATCCTCAAGACGGCCGGCTACAAGGTCCGCCGCGCCAGCGACCGCCAGTACGAGGCGACGATCGCCGGCCAGCCCCGATTCCACGTCGTCTTCATGCGTCCCACCGACATCGTCCTGCAGGTCCAGGAAGGCCGCTGCCACCTGGGCGTCACCGGGATGGACGTGTACGCCGAGCAGGCCTTCGAGGCCCAGGAGGCCGCGGTCGTCGTCCCCGACCTGGGCTACGGCGGCTGCCGGCTGGTGGTCGCCGCCCCCGAGAGCTGGGTCGACGTCGGCCACGTCATGGACCTCGTCGACCTGACGGCGGAGTTCAAGGCGGCCGGCAAGACGTTCCGGGTCTCCACCAAGTACCCCGCGCTCGTGCGGCAGTACTTCCGCAAGTGGGGCATCTACTACTACCAGTTGATCGACTCCGAGGGGGCGCTCGAGCTGCACCCGAGCCTGGGCATCGCCGACGTGATCGTCGACCTGACCAGCTCGGGCGTGACGCTCAAGGACAACCGACTGCGGGAACTCGCCGGCGGGATCGTGCTCGACTCGGCGGCCTGCCTGATCGGCCACGCGCCGAGCCTTTCATCGCTCGTAGCCGAGGGCGAGACGGGGCCGCTGGCCCTGCTGCTCGACGCCATGGACGGCGTCAGGCGCTCGGAAGGGCTGTTGCACCTGGAAGTCGTCGGCTCGCCGGCGGCCCCGGGGACGGAGACCGCCGCGGCGGTGGCCGCGTACCTCCGCGGCCAGGGGGCCCAGCACATCGCCCGGGGCGAGGTCTGGGACGACGGCGGGGGCCCGGGCTGGCGGGTGACGGCGCTGGTGGCGGCCAAGCGGCTGACGGCCTGCCAGCGCGCCCTGTTCGACCTGGGGGCCAGCCGGGTCGTCGGCCTCCCCGCCCGGTTCGTCTTCGACCGCGACGCGGCGTCGACGTTCGACGACCTGAAGGAGCGGCTGGCCGCGCAAGTCGCCGAGACATCGCGAGGCTGA
- a CDS encoding alpha/beta fold hydrolase, translating to MKISRWIRPLLAAALMVGLAGRGQAQKPVEVHHKTVKVGDLDVFYREAGPKDAPTILLLHGFPTSSQMFRTLIPALGDEYHLVAPDYPGYGHSSMPLHDQFEYTFDNLAKVIDEFTEKVGLTRYALYVQDYGAPVGYRLAVKHPERITAIVVQNGNAYDEGLDNDFWKPIKAYWKEPTSKARRDAIRNLVTYEATKWQYTTGAKDPELVSPDGAAHDQFLLDRKGNDEIQLDLFLSYGSNPPLYPSWQAYFRKHQPPMLIAWGKNDQIFPPAGAEPYKRDLKTLEYHLIDAGHFALETNGAEIAGLMRTFLGAHVKKK from the coding sequence ATGAAGATTTCGCGATGGATTCGTCCCCTCCTGGCCGCGGCGCTGATGGTCGGCCTCGCCGGCCGCGGACAGGCCCAGAAGCCGGTGGAGGTTCACCACAAGACCGTTAAGGTCGGCGACCTGGACGTCTTCTATCGCGAGGCCGGGCCGAAGGACGCCCCGACGATCCTGCTGCTGCACGGCTTCCCGACCAGCTCGCAGATGTTCCGCACGCTGATCCCCGCGCTGGGGGACGAATATCATCTGGTCGCCCCCGACTATCCGGGCTACGGGCACAGCTCGATGCCGTTGCACGACCAGTTCGAGTACACGTTCGACAACCTGGCGAAGGTGATCGACGAGTTCACCGAGAAGGTCGGCCTGACCCGGTACGCCCTCTACGTGCAGGACTACGGGGCCCCGGTCGGCTATCGGCTGGCGGTCAAGCATCCCGAGCGGATCACCGCGATCGTCGTCCAGAACGGCAACGCCTACGACGAGGGGCTCGACAACGACTTCTGGAAGCCGATCAAGGCCTACTGGAAGGAGCCGACCAGCAAGGCGAGGCGCGACGCCATCCGGAACCTGGTCACGTACGAAGCGACGAAATGGCAGTACACGACCGGCGCGAAGGACCCCGAGCTGGTGAGCCCCGACGGCGCGGCGCACGACCAGTTCCTGCTCGACCGCAAGGGGAACGACGAGATCCAGCTCGACCTGTTCCTGAGCTACGGCAGCAACCCGCCGCTCTACCCGAGCTGGCAGGCGTATTTCCGCAAGCACCAGCCGCCGATGCTGATCGCCTGGGGGAAGAACGACCAGATCTTCCCGCCCGCCGGGGCCGAGCCCTACAAGCGCGACCTGAAGACGCTGGAATACCACCTGATCGACGCCGGGCACTTCGCCCTGGAGACCAACGGCGCCGAGATCGCCGGCCTGATGCGGACGTTCCTCGGCGCCCATGTGAAGAAAAAATAG
- a CDS encoding alpha/beta hydrolase family protein — MSNRLVRTTFLAALLAAAGGVARADDPIPPELKAYFRTEAERLAARPLLDVRTADDWKAHRPDHQRQLREMLGLDPLPPRTDLKVEVRGVVERPDFVVERLLFQSSPGLYVTANLYRPKVVEKPLPAVLYVCGHAKVEKDGVIYGCKTHYQHHAAWFAANGYVCLVLDTLQLGEVPGLHHGTYREGMWWWASRGYTPAGVEVWNGIRALDYLTSRPEVDPERLGVTGRSGGGAMSWYLGAVDDRLKVVVPVAGITDLHDHLVAGNPKVAHPDGVIDGHCDCMYFVNTYRWDYPMLAALVAPKALLVENTDVDPIFPEAGVRRIYTHLETVYDWYGTRDRLDLVVGKGGHEDTTEIRHPAFAWFERWLKGDAAQPLAAVAEPDRRVPIEALKVLDPGKPLPPNVNDTVHESFVPRAVEFTVLTGLEPADAAVEWVPYKESWRASLETHGFAGLPSDQSATIVVDSAYEARNPDKSTEIVKHGLGLTAYDFAPQAHPQLRQRVWMFHNPGRGRPAAGLELLVVGPDDWRKYGPLLDAFEAEAGDPSPLAEFAAIKAKVDAGTRMAFVAPRGVGRTAWAGSRDVSIRRRFALLGQTLDGYRVFEVRGALRSLGGENAPPVTIVGRGESAALALWAAYWEGGVSRAVLIQPPATVRDGPAFLNLERVLDMPQAVALLHPMEVRIVGSPVEPWSWSRILAEDLGMTKPWPEILPAAGAGR, encoded by the coding sequence ATGTCGAACCGCCTCGTCCGGACGACGTTCCTCGCCGCGCTCCTCGCGGCCGCGGGGGGCGTCGCCCGCGCCGACGACCCGATCCCGCCCGAGCTGAAGGCCTATTTCCGCACCGAGGCCGAGCGTCTCGCCGCCCGCCCCCTGCTCGACGTGAGGACGGCCGATGACTGGAAGGCGCACCGGCCCGATCACCAGCGCCAGCTCCGGGAGATGCTCGGGCTCGACCCGCTCCCCCCGCGGACCGACCTGAAGGTCGAGGTCCGCGGCGTCGTCGAGCGGCCCGACTTCGTGGTCGAACGCCTCCTCTTCCAGTCGTCGCCCGGCCTGTACGTCACGGCCAACCTGTACCGGCCCAAGGTCGTCGAGAAGCCGCTGCCGGCCGTCCTCTACGTGTGCGGCCACGCCAAGGTCGAGAAGGACGGCGTGATCTACGGCTGCAAGACGCATTACCAGCACCACGCCGCCTGGTTCGCCGCCAACGGCTACGTCTGCCTGGTCCTCGACACGCTCCAACTCGGCGAGGTCCCCGGCCTGCACCACGGCACGTACCGCGAAGGGATGTGGTGGTGGGCCTCGCGCGGCTACACCCCGGCCGGCGTCGAGGTCTGGAACGGCATCCGCGCGCTCGACTACCTGACCTCGCGCCCCGAGGTCGACCCCGAGCGCCTGGGCGTCACCGGGCGGTCGGGGGGCGGGGCCATGTCGTGGTACCTGGGCGCGGTCGACGACCGGCTGAAGGTCGTGGTCCCCGTCGCCGGGATCACCGACCTGCACGACCACCTCGTCGCCGGCAACCCCAAGGTCGCCCACCCCGACGGCGTGATCGACGGCCATTGCGACTGCATGTACTTCGTGAACACCTATCGCTGGGACTATCCGATGCTCGCGGCGCTCGTCGCGCCCAAGGCCCTGCTGGTCGAGAACACCGACGTCGACCCCATCTTCCCCGAGGCCGGCGTGCGGCGGATTTACACGCATCTGGAGACCGTCTACGACTGGTACGGGACGCGCGACAGGCTCGACCTCGTGGTCGGCAAGGGGGGCCACGAGGACACCACGGAGATCCGCCACCCGGCCTTCGCCTGGTTCGAACGCTGGTTGAAGGGCGACGCCGCGCAGCCCCTCGCCGCCGTCGCGGAGCCCGACCGGCGCGTGCCGATCGAGGCGCTCAAGGTCCTCGACCCCGGGAAGCCGCTGCCGCCCAACGTCAACGACACCGTCCATGAGAGCTTCGTGCCCCGCGCCGTCGAATTTACGGTCCTGACCGGCCTGGAGCCCGCGGACGCCGCCGTGGAGTGGGTCCCCTACAAGGAGTCGTGGCGGGCCTCGCTCGAAACCCACGGCTTCGCCGGCCTCCCCTCGGACCAATCCGCCACGATCGTGGTCGACTCCGCCTATGAGGCGCGGAATCCCGACAAATCCACCGAGATCGTCAAGCACGGCCTGGGCCTCACGGCGTATGACTTCGCGCCCCAGGCGCATCCCCAGCTGAGGCAGCGGGTCTGGATGTTCCACAATCCCGGCCGGGGGCGGCCCGCCGCGGGGCTCGAACTCCTCGTCGTGGGGCCCGACGACTGGCGGAAGTACGGCCCGCTGCTCGACGCCTTCGAGGCCGAGGCCGGCGACCCCTCCCCGCTCGCCGAGTTCGCGGCGATCAAGGCGAAGGTCGACGCCGGGACCCGCATGGCGTTCGTCGCGCCCCGGGGCGTCGGCCGGACCGCCTGGGCGGGGTCGCGCGACGTCTCGATCCGTCGCCGATTCGCCCTGCTGGGCCAGACGCTCGACGGCTATCGCGTCTTCGAGGTCCGCGGCGCCCTGCGCTCGCTGGGCGGCGAGAACGCCCCGCCCGTGACGATCGTCGGCCGCGGCGAGTCCGCCGCGCTCGCGCTCTGGGCCGCGTACTGGGAAGGGGGCGTCTCGCGGGCGGTCCTGATCCAGCCCCCGGCGACCGTCCGCGACGGCCCCGCGTTCCTGAACCTGGAACGCGTCCTCGACATGCCCCAGGCCGTCGCGCTCCTCCACCCCATGGAGGTCCGGATCGTCGGCTCGCCCGTCGAGCCCTGGTCCTGGTCCCGCATCCTCGCCGAGGACCTGGGAATGACGAAGCCCTGGCCCGAGATCCTGCCGGCCGCAGGGGCCGGACGCTGA
- a CDS encoding response regulator has protein sequence MRPTRVLIVDDNRDAADLAVMLLTAEGLQAEAVYNGFDALRADKTFRPDVVLLDLGLPGMDGYQVAEALNREQPPPFVVAMSGYAEDQAGGAARASGCSRYLVKPVDIEAMLKLVRGAPARES, from the coding sequence GTGCGACCGACCCGCGTTCTGATCGTCGACGACAACCGGGACGCGGCCGACCTCGCGGTGATGCTCCTCACCGCCGAGGGCCTCCAGGCCGAGGCGGTCTACAACGGGTTCGACGCCCTCCGGGCCGACAAGACCTTCCGGCCCGACGTCGTCCTGCTGGACCTCGGGCTCCCCGGGATGGACGGCTACCAGGTGGCCGAGGCGCTCAACCGCGAGCAGCCCCCCCCCTTCGTGGTCGCGATGTCGGGCTACGCCGAGGACCAGGCCGGCGGCGCCGCCCGCGCGTCGGGGTGCTCCCGATACCTGGTCAAGCCGGTCGACATCGAGGCCATGCTGAAGCTCGTCCGCGGCGCGCCGGCCCGCGAGTCCTGA
- a CDS encoding pyridoxamine 5'-phosphate oxidase family protein, with product MHEVPSDVAFTPAVKAIQQRKGSRGGYARMERGGGWSTIVTPDLAEFLADLDMFYLGTANAEGQPYIQYRGGPPGFLKVVDDHTLGFADFGGNRQYITLGNLSENPKAFIFLMDYANSRRVKLWGTARVVEGDRDLQERLRDPSYDGKVERAILFTLEAWDINCPQHIHPRFTPRQMAPVIEKMQARIADLEAEVQRLRSNPRTSVEEPRDAD from the coding sequence ATGCACGAGGTCCCCAGCGACGTCGCCTTCACGCCCGCGGTGAAGGCGATCCAGCAGCGGAAGGGCTCCCGAGGGGGCTACGCCCGGATGGAGCGCGGGGGCGGGTGGAGCACGATCGTCACGCCCGACCTGGCCGAATTCCTCGCCGACCTGGACATGTTCTACCTCGGGACGGCGAACGCCGAAGGGCAGCCCTACATCCAGTACCGCGGCGGCCCGCCCGGCTTCCTGAAGGTCGTCGACGACCACACCCTGGGCTTCGCCGATTTCGGCGGCAACCGCCAGTACATCACGCTGGGGAACCTGTCCGAGAACCCCAAGGCGTTCATCTTCCTGATGGACTACGCGAACAGCCGGCGGGTCAAGCTGTGGGGGACCGCCCGGGTCGTCGAAGGGGATCGGGACCTGCAAGAAAGGCTCCGCGACCCGTCCTACGACGGCAAGGTCGAGCGGGCGATCCTGTTCACGCTCGAAGCCTGGGACATCAACTGTCCGCAGCACATCCACCCCCGTTTCACCCCTCGGCAGATGGCCCCGGTGATCGAGAAGATGCAGGCCCGGATCGCCGACTTGGAAGCGGAAGTCCAGCGGCTGCGATCGAATCCCCGTACGAGCGTCGAGGAGCCTCGCGATGCAGATTGA